From a region of the Marinomonas mediterranea MMB-1 genome:
- a CDS encoding class I SAM-dependent methyltransferase produces the protein MDENTEIWSRYYQKALSRPHRERTELAVQLNESNLNIATDCGCGTGSDIEYLQRQGYKVYGYDINPEAVAISKRRFASIPSVNVTPSSFESFHYSDTGVMIANSSLFFAHPDLFPVSWKKMHTAIVKGGVFAGDFMGEKDSWANNYRRPTTPLSESEVRALFSSFKIISFDTRDEQAKTSLGVMKHWHTFSVVAIKT, from the coding sequence ATGGATGAAAACACGGAAATATGGAGCCGCTATTACCAAAAAGCCCTATCTCGACCACATCGAGAACGCACTGAACTTGCCGTTCAGCTCAATGAATCAAACCTTAACATTGCGACGGACTGTGGCTGTGGGACGGGGAGCGACATTGAGTATCTACAAAGGCAAGGTTACAAGGTATATGGCTACGATATTAACCCTGAAGCGGTGGCTATTTCCAAAAGGCGCTTCGCTTCAATCCCTTCTGTGAACGTAACGCCGTCCTCATTTGAGTCATTTCATTACTCAGACACTGGTGTGATGATTGCTAATTCCAGTTTGTTTTTTGCTCACCCAGACCTATTCCCAGTGTCATGGAAAAAGATGCACACAGCGATTGTAAAGGGCGGCGTTTTTGCGGGTGACTTTATGGGTGAAAAAGACAGTTGGGCTAATAACTATCGAAGACCAACAACGCCGTTATCAGAGTCAGAAGTGAGAGCGTTATTTTCAAGCTTCAAAATAATTAGCTTTGATACACGTGATGAGCAGGCGAAGACGTCGTTAGGCGTAATGAAGCACTGGCACACATTTTCAGTCGTGGCTATCAAGACCTGA
- a CDS encoding AraC family transcriptional regulator has translation MDYKTFPPSEALSSFVNFFWTLEVPSQAQPTKQRIVPDGNIELAFILGDDIKRYTSETDYLIQPRSMVLGQTVSPFYIQPTGYVNTFSASFFPYGFSDFISQPIKNLRDKETSIYELFDKDEAEKLERSIVNAQSTQERIEILEAFLFSQLSNQRTIENIVKSTVDTLFSHNGNVAIHEITDSNPSKKRQLERQFLNIVGVSPKQLSKLIRLQTALKLIIDKEESLTDISYQSNYYDQSHFIKDFKEFTGVTPRDFLDEESMALSLRFYR, from the coding sequence ATGGATTACAAGACATTTCCACCTAGCGAAGCGTTAAGCTCTTTTGTTAATTTCTTTTGGACACTCGAAGTCCCTTCTCAAGCGCAGCCAACAAAGCAGAGAATCGTTCCCGACGGCAATATTGAACTGGCCTTCATATTAGGTGACGACATTAAGCGATATACATCAGAGACCGATTACTTAATCCAACCACGGTCTATGGTACTTGGGCAGACGGTTTCGCCTTTCTATATTCAACCTACAGGATATGTGAATACCTTTTCCGCTAGCTTCTTTCCCTATGGTTTTTCTGATTTCATCTCACAACCTATTAAAAATCTAAGAGATAAAGAAACCTCCATTTACGAATTATTTGATAAGGACGAAGCGGAAAAGCTAGAACGAAGCATTGTGAATGCACAGAGTACACAAGAGCGCATCGAGATTCTGGAAGCATTTCTTTTTTCACAGCTTAGTAACCAGCGCACGATTGAAAATATTGTAAAATCAACCGTAGACACTCTCTTTTCCCACAATGGCAACGTGGCCATTCACGAAATAACAGATTCAAATCCAAGCAAGAAACGCCAATTAGAAAGGCAGTTTTTGAACATAGTTGGCGTGAGTCCAAAGCAATTAAGTAAACTTATTCGTTTACAAACCGCTTTAAAGTTAATCATCGACAAAGAAGAAAGCCTTACCGATATATCGTACCAAAGCAATTACTATGATCAGTCGCATTTTATAAAAGACTTTAAAGAATTTACTGGCGTGACACCACGCGACTTTCTCGATGAAGAAAGTATGGCGCTTTCTTTGCGCTTCTACCGCTAA
- a CDS encoding VOC family protein, producing the protein MSSFAPIFEIPATDLDRAVNFYSRIFDLTIETMEMPEMKMGLFPYENQPTVGVIIQGEGCVPSSSGVTVYLNAGEDLQIVLSKVESNGGKVLLPKTPHADESGFFALFLDTEGNRLGLHSPN; encoded by the coding sequence ATGTCTAGTTTCGCACCGATTTTTGAGATCCCAGCCACTGATTTAGATCGCGCGGTCAACTTCTATAGCCGTATTTTTGATCTAACCATTGAAACAATGGAGATGCCAGAAATGAAAATGGGATTATTTCCATATGAGAATCAACCGACGGTCGGCGTCATTATTCAGGGTGAAGGCTGTGTACCATCTAGCTCTGGCGTCACCGTGTATTTAAATGCGGGGGAAGACCTACAAATCGTTTTGTCTAAAGTTGAGTCAAATGGTGGAAAGGTGCTACTACCCAAAACCCCCCATGCGGATGAAAGCGGCTTTTTTGCATTATTTCTAGATACAGAAGGGAATCGATTAGGTCTGCACTCTCCTAACTAA
- a CDS encoding LamG-like jellyroll fold domain-containing protein: MNVLKKGLVTTAVLAGLSSAVFADIPTELERYVLAEYKIGQENWLDPSQGDLRKYQYLNESGNGIEWVKDRHGNGDSAIKMRSEGYLTIYGEFPFGAYYHDLEGTVAFWYKAGEKLKETLLRVGTGNNESMLRVYIDMDRLIMKTIDMEENETIIFDEKTDMVGWHQIALTHSLVYNEEDEIEEVVSVYLDGQLKNKVNFDFLNLTGGPWYMGDQDSLSEAYPDKEGFYLDDLNLFSKALNNQEVAMLYSGTDGELPDNSTPAGFLSGKAIISADAGLSTWSGTKCVVSEFSSPFDNVPAVSVTANKALEAGSTTTDGSPVVVWNDYVTKTEFKTCAKDLITDQHAPVEIHWMAK, from the coding sequence ATGAATGTATTAAAAAAAGGCCTTGTGACAACTGCTGTTTTAGCTGGATTATCTTCTGCTGTATTTGCAGACATACCCACTGAGTTAGAGCGATACGTGCTTGCTGAGTACAAAATTGGACAAGAAAATTGGCTGGACCCTTCGCAAGGTGATTTAAGAAAATATCAGTACTTAAATGAAAGTGGGAATGGTATAGAGTGGGTAAAAGACAGACATGGTAACGGTGATAGTGCGATAAAAATGCGATCTGAAGGTTACCTTACAATATACGGCGAATTCCCATTTGGTGCGTATTATCACGACTTAGAAGGTACTGTGGCGTTTTGGTATAAGGCAGGTGAAAAGCTAAAAGAGACTCTTTTGCGAGTTGGTACTGGAAATAACGAGTCCATGCTTCGAGTTTACATCGACATGGACCGATTAATAATGAAGACTATCGATATGGAGGAGAATGAAACGATTATCTTCGATGAAAAAACAGATATGGTTGGTTGGCACCAAATCGCCTTGACCCACTCATTGGTATACAATGAGGAGGATGAGATAGAAGAAGTTGTGTCAGTATATCTTGATGGCCAGTTAAAGAACAAAGTAAACTTCGACTTTTTAAATCTAACGGGTGGTCCGTGGTATATGGGCGATCAGGATAGTCTTAGTGAGGCTTATCCTGATAAAGAAGGCTTTTATTTGGATGATTTGAATCTTTTCTCCAAAGCGTTGAATAACCAAGAAGTTGCTATGCTTTATTCGGGAACTGATGGAGAGTTACCGGATAATTCAACCCCTGCAGGGTTCCTAAGTGGAAAGGCAATTATCAGTGCTGATGCAGGTCTTTCGACTTGGTCTGGGACTAAGTGTGTCGTTTCCGAGTTTTCTTCCCCATTTGATAATGTTCCAGCAGTGTCTGTTACCGCCAACAAGGCTTTAGAAGCTGGTTCAACAACCACAGACGGCAGCCCTGTTGTTGTGTGGAATGACTATGTTACAAAAACTGAGTTTAAGACATGTGCTAAGGATTTGATTACCGATCAACATGCACCTGTTGAAATCCATTGGATGGCTAAGTAA
- a CDS encoding LysR family transcriptional regulator gives MIRTDDLKVFIYSVEEGSFSAAAKRLGSTPALASSAIQRLEKAVGARLFIRSTRTIRLSEDGERYLAHARAAIDALEAGERELNSKRDDISGTLRISAPSDLGRNVLLPWLQDFQDTYPDLSIDLRLGDHISDLYKDTSDVGIRYGVLGDSSLIALPLVPDNRRIVCASPVYLEQYGTPASIEALRQHNCLLYQIAGVAYDHWPFVLPDGNKTIKVKGTFASDDADVVKRWGIAGKGVLYKSRLDILSDIKAGSLVQIFPTDHSPLLPLQLVCPHRTSITPAIKKLTEFLRERFHLYLS, from the coding sequence ATGATTCGAACCGACGATCTAAAAGTGTTTATTTACTCTGTTGAGGAAGGCAGCTTTTCCGCAGCCGCAAAACGTCTTGGAAGCACACCAGCTCTTGCGAGCAGTGCCATTCAACGTTTGGAAAAAGCGGTAGGGGCTCGTTTGTTCATTCGCTCGACGAGAACCATACGGCTGTCTGAGGACGGCGAGCGTTATTTAGCGCATGCGCGAGCCGCGATAGACGCACTTGAAGCGGGAGAAAGAGAGTTAAACAGCAAGCGAGACGATATTTCTGGCACGTTGCGTATATCCGCTCCCTCAGACCTTGGACGTAACGTACTCTTACCTTGGTTGCAGGATTTTCAAGACACTTACCCTGACTTGTCCATCGATTTACGACTCGGCGATCACATTTCTGACTTATACAAAGACACATCAGATGTGGGGATTCGTTATGGCGTTTTGGGGGATTCCTCTTTGATTGCCTTGCCACTGGTTCCCGATAATCGTCGCATTGTTTGCGCTTCTCCTGTGTATCTTGAGCAATATGGCACGCCTGCAAGTATTGAAGCACTAAGGCAGCATAACTGTTTGCTCTACCAAATTGCTGGCGTCGCCTATGACCACTGGCCATTTGTATTGCCTGACGGTAACAAAACCATCAAAGTGAAAGGAACATTTGCGAGTGATGATGCTGATGTGGTGAAACGCTGGGGAATCGCGGGTAAAGGGGTGCTTTATAAATCTCGACTTGATATTCTAAGTGATATAAAAGCTGGAAGTCTCGTTCAGATCTTTCCAACGGATCACAGTCCACTACTGCCTCTACAGCTTGTCTGTCCTCACCGTACATCCATTACGCCTGCGATAAAAAAGCTAACGGAATTTTTACGAGAAAGGTTTCATCTTTATTTATCTTGA
- a CDS encoding GNAT family N-acetyltransferase, translating to MPTKENKKNHLGQSVGFEVSGWQAALVPEAITLSGVYCDLVPLDPIKHADALFQAFSEDAEGRNWTYLPYGPFKDAASFSRWLESVSNLSDPLFYTVMQKTQHNQTVAGGLVSFLRITPEHGVIEVGHIHYANRLQKTPAATEAMYLMMNYVFEELGYRRYEWKCNALNAPSKQSAERLGFTYEGTFRQALISKGLNRDSAWFSILDSEWPKQKNAFEAWLDQSNFSGNGTQKQNLAFFKRNFVEESHE from the coding sequence ATGCCAACGAAAGAAAACAAGAAAAACCATTTAGGTCAATCGGTAGGATTTGAAGTCAGTGGTTGGCAAGCTGCATTGGTGCCAGAGGCGATCACGCTTTCTGGCGTGTATTGTGATTTGGTTCCTCTAGATCCGATTAAACACGCAGATGCGCTTTTTCAGGCTTTTAGCGAAGACGCCGAAGGTCGTAATTGGACCTACCTCCCGTATGGGCCGTTTAAGGACGCAGCCAGTTTTAGTCGCTGGCTTGAGTCCGTTAGCAACCTGTCGGATCCTCTTTTTTATACTGTGATGCAAAAAACGCAACACAATCAAACGGTTGCCGGTGGATTAGTTAGTTTTTTGCGTATCACACCTGAACACGGTGTCATTGAGGTTGGCCATATTCATTATGCCAATCGCTTGCAAAAAACGCCCGCTGCAACAGAAGCGATGTATCTGATGATGAACTACGTATTTGAAGAACTAGGCTATCGCCGTTATGAGTGGAAATGCAACGCGCTGAATGCCCCTTCTAAACAATCTGCTGAACGACTTGGCTTTACTTACGAAGGCACCTTTAGGCAGGCGCTCATTAGTAAAGGGCTAAACAGAGATTCGGCGTGGTTTTCGATCTTAGATTCAGAATGGCCAAAGCAAAAAAATGCTTTTGAAGCTTGGCTAGACCAATCTAATTTTTCTGGCAATGGGACACAAAAGCAAAACCTCGCCTTCTTTAAACGCAATTTTGTTGAAGAAAGTCACGAATAA
- a CDS encoding zinc-binding alcohol dehydrogenase family protein yields the protein MKAIGLYKALPITDQEALVELDLAIPTATDHDLLVEVKAISVNPVDTKVRKNATFEDDQPRVLGWDAVGIVKATGESVSQFQVGDRVWYAGNITKPGSNAEFQLIDERIVSKAPESLSDAEAAAIPLTAITAWELLFERLQIHHADPIESPALLVIGAAGGVGSILLQLTKQLTGVPVIATASRPESQAWVKEMGADFVINHHEEFDVQLKSLGIDDVTHVICLTHTDQYIEKVASVIRPEGKFALIDDAQNLNIFPLKSKSVSIHWEMMFTRSVHQTKTMARQGKLLQRVSELVDQGKVSSTLTRTLSGLTVENLRETHQQIESGTTKGKLVINFT from the coding sequence ATGAAAGCAATTGGCCTATACAAAGCATTGCCTATCACCGATCAAGAAGCGCTGGTTGAGTTAGACCTAGCGATTCCAACGGCCACTGACCATGACTTACTGGTTGAGGTGAAAGCCATCTCGGTAAACCCTGTGGATACGAAAGTCCGAAAAAATGCCACGTTCGAGGATGATCAACCCCGCGTATTGGGCTGGGATGCGGTCGGTATTGTAAAAGCGACAGGGGAAAGTGTCTCTCAATTTCAGGTCGGCGACCGCGTGTGGTATGCAGGCAATATTACTAAACCGGGAAGCAATGCAGAGTTCCAATTGATAGACGAACGCATTGTTTCTAAAGCGCCTGAATCACTGAGCGACGCCGAAGCGGCCGCGATACCTCTTACTGCCATTACAGCATGGGAACTGCTGTTTGAACGCCTACAGATACATCATGCGGACCCGATAGAGTCGCCAGCGTTACTTGTGATAGGCGCAGCTGGTGGAGTCGGATCGATTCTACTGCAGCTGACAAAACAATTAACTGGCGTGCCTGTTATTGCAACCGCATCGCGCCCAGAATCACAAGCTTGGGTGAAAGAAATGGGCGCAGACTTTGTCATTAACCATCATGAAGAGTTTGACGTTCAATTAAAAAGTCTAGGTATCGACGATGTAACTCACGTCATCTGCCTAACACACACAGACCAATACATTGAAAAAGTGGCTTCTGTGATTCGCCCCGAAGGGAAGTTTGCCTTAATCGATGACGCTCAGAACCTGAATATCTTTCCGCTAAAAAGTAAATCCGTTTCGATTCATTGGGAAATGATGTTTACCCGCTCTGTGCATCAGACGAAAACAATGGCAAGACAAGGAAAGCTACTACAGCGTGTGAGCGAGCTAGTCGATCAGGGCAAAGTCTCTTCTACCCTGACACGAACGCTATCTGGCCTAACGGTCGAAAATCTCCGTGAGACGCATCAACAAATCGAATCAGGCACAACCAAAGGCAAACTTGTCATTAATTTTACGTAA